GAGCCCCGTCGTGTTAACCGGGATAATGTGCGATCGTCAATAGATAAATCGAGTGCACGGGTTGCTGCCGCCGCAAGTGCAGCAAAGCCTGATGCAGATGAAGCAAACCCAGCCGCTGTCGGAACCGCATTGATCGAACGCACTTCAGCAAAAAGCCCTGGTCTATTAGCATAGCTGCGAATCAAATCAAGAAATGTCGAAACTTTGGTAAACTGTTCTCCTGAAATTTGTTCATGGTCCAGGTAAAAAATATCTTCAGTCAAATCATGGTTAAATGCAACGGTAGTTTCCGTATAAAAACCATCCAGAGTCAAGGAAAGACTATTGTTCATTGGTAAAATCAACGACTCATCGCGCTTTCCCCAATATTTAATTAAGGCAATGTTGGTATGTGCCTTTGCCGTTGCTTTCATCCATAATCCCCATTTCAAAAGAATTGTTCCTATCTTTGTTTACGCAATACAAATGGCCATACTGCGTGAGCACCAAAACCTTTTAATTTTTCACAAAGATGTCTTGAGTGTGCCTCATTTCGAGCCAGGGCAATTATACATCCGCCGTTGCCGCCGCCTGTTAATTTAGCTCCAAGTGCACCTTCCTGTCTTGCAACATAAATGAGACGGTTTAACCCAGCATCACTTACACCGAGTGCCTCTAATTCTTTTTGAGCCTCATTTAACGTCTTACCCAAAAGCTGCTTACTGGCTTTCTCAAGCGCCCGTCTTGCCTGGTGGGTTATCTCGCCAATCCTGTCAAGACTTGCCTGTATCTTCCTAGGTGCAGATTTAAGTAACCCTGCAACTGATTCAACCGCTAGTCTCGTATCCCCTTTTCTGCCAGAATCAGCCACAATAAAGTGGAAATCGGATTTCGGCTTAATGAAATAAAATGGGAGATCCTTTTCGTACCACACAGGAGACTCCGACGTAATTGTCAGTGTGTCAATCCCACTGGGGGCACCATGCGCATACGTCTCAGAAATGTTCGCCAGCATAAGCAATGTTTCTTCTGAAAGTTCCTCATCAGCGTGATCAAATAAGGACCGAATAACTGCAATCGCAACAGACGCACTTGAACCAAGGCCTTTACCTGGTGGTATCGACGACTTGATTCGAATCAGCAGGTCGCGCTTTGGGATTTCTAAATGATCCAGTGTTGCTTTTATACAGTTTATCAGACCGTCCAGTGCATCTGGAGCCATATTAATTGGCCCATGGAAAAATGTGCTGTCCAGTTTAATTGCGCCTGGAACATTATCTACTAGCGCTTCTATCCCTACCAACGGGAAAGGAATGGCTATCGCTGGTTGTCCGTGTACAACCGCATGTTCCCCAATTAAAATTAATTTACTATGAGCTATGCCTACAGCTGTTTGTTCTGAAGTTGTTGCTTTCTCTACACTCATTTTTTACTCTTTTCCACCAATTCTTTAGCTTTTCCCACACGGATATCTTTTTCACTTATTAGTTGTTCTGCAATGATATCAATCAGCTCTCCTTTAGCCCCTGCTGCCATCGCAACAGAGCGAGAATGTAAAGCCATATGACCCTTTTGGATACCATCCGTTACTAAAGCCTTTAAAGCACCTAGGTTTTGCGCTAGTCCCACTGATACAATAACCTGCGCTAACTCTTGAGCTGACTCAATTCCTAACATCTTATGCGCAATTTGGGAAATCGGGTGCACGCGAATCGAGCCGCCAACCGTTCCAACAGACATCGGTAATTCAAGTTCACCAACTAAATTACCTTTACCATCAACATACCACTCTGTCATCGAACTATACCTTCCAAATCTTGCTGCATAAGCATGTGCCCCAGCTTCAACTGCACGCCAATCGTTTCCAGTTGCAATTACAATTGGGTCAATTCCATTCATTATTCCTTTATTATGTGTCACTGCACGATATGGATCAGATGCCGCGAATTCATATGCATGCACTACACCGTCACGCACCTCTTCACCAGAAAAGCCGTCTGATTCTAATAATTCTGGCGGTATTACACATTTGGCACGCGCCATACATCTGTCTGCCAAGTTAGAAAGAATACGTAAATATACCTTTCCCTTCGTTAAATCCTCCACAACAGGCGCAAGAGCTTCAACCATTGTATTTATAATGTTGGCACCCATTGCATCACATGTATTAATATACAGGTGTAATACAAGCATTTGTCCATACTTTGATCCTGAACTATCATTTAATATGCGTACTTCTAGATCCCGTGCTCCACCGCCTCTGGCAACGATACTCGGATATGCTGCATTTGCTCCTTCTAAAAGCATTTCTTTTTCCTTTAAAATTGCTTCTTTAGCAAATGTAAGGTCCGGTGAACCGACAACCTGAATTTGACCTATCATAACTCTGTCTGTCGCCTCCGTGGTAAATCCACCAGCATTTCGAACAATCTTGGCAATATAACTGGCAGATGCCACAACCGAGGGTTCCTCAATTGCCATCGGTACTTTATATTCTTTCCCGTTTATTAAGAAATTCAACCCTAACCCCAGTGGCAACTGAAAAGTTCCAATTACATTTTCAATCATGTTATCCGCTGTATCAAGAGATAAAGGATTGGCTGATAAAAGATGCTTAGTTTCTTCTTCCGTAAATCCAACTTGTTCAGCGAGTAAATTTCTGCGATCTTCTACAGTCATATTATAAAAGCCAGGAATTCTAGAAGTATTCATACAAAATCATCCTTTTGTGTATCAATATATAATAAATATTACTTGATATATGTTAAGATAATAAATTTACTCTATCTATTATGTAAAAAAATAGCGTAAAATGCAAATAAACAAGGTTGTTTACTTTCATAACGACCTTGTTTATAGTAATTATACTATGTATTATATCTCAATGCTAGAATTCTTTTCAATGAATTGATGAGCCATGAAGGATTCGAACCTTCGACCCTCTGATTAAAAGTCAGATGCTCTACCAACTGAGCTAATGGCTCCTATGAAAACATTTTTTGTTATGATGCAAAGTTTTCCATCCAAGATGCTCGTCGTGTTGCAAGCAATTTCTGAGAAGCTACACTCCTCGCAAGCCTGCACACGGAAGTTATTCAGGTAGTTGCGGCTTGCTCTACCAACTGAGCTAATGGCTCCTTTACATGCAAAAACCACGTTTTTACCGTGGTGAAGTTGATACACAAGGTTATCAATAATATAGATATAATGGCTGGGCTACCAGGATTCGAACCTGGGAATGACAGGATCAAAACCTGCTGCCTTACCGCTTGGCTATAGCCCAATAGTGATGGTGGAGGGGGGCAGATTCGAACTGCCGAACCCTGAGGGAGCGGATTTACAGTCCGCCGCGTTTAGCCACTTCGCTACCCCTCCATATATTTTCCATATTTCCAAATGTTATACATTGGATAAATGAATTTTTTATAAGTGGTGCCGGCCAGAGGACTTGAACCCCCAACCTACTGATTACAAGTCAGTTGCTCTACCAGTTGAGCTAGGCCGGCTAATTATGTGAAAAAATGGTGGAGGATGCAGGGCTCGAACCTGCGACCCCCTGCTTGTAAGGCAGGTGCTCTCCCAGCTGAGCTAATCCTCCAACATTAATGGTGACCCGTACGGGATTCGAACCCGTGTTACCGCCGTGAAAGGGCGGTGTCTTAACCACTTGACCAACGGGCCTAAAGTCGATATCTTACTATATAAAATAAAAAAATTTATGGGTTCCGCCATTGGTTCTTGGCATCAAGATTTTATAATATGTAGTGTCGAAAACCAACGAATTTTATTATATACAGATTCTCGCCATTTGTAAAGGGGAAACTGACTTTTTTATTATTTTTTATTCCATCTATTATTATTGTGCCTTAATCATTCACTTTTACTCCACAATGGGGCAATTATATAAGTGAATAATCCCCTTACAAAAGCATTTCATCATATAAATAACTTTAAGTGTTTCTGCTACTAGGCAATGATCGCAACAAACCAAATAATGACAATAGTTGGAATTGACATATAAAGTGCTCGTGACGGTTTAAAGTTCTGTTTTTTAATTAAATAGAAAGCCAAAAGCGCCTCAAAAACAGTAACGATAATTGCTATGATAACTAACACCGAAATCCCACTCCCCATTTAAAATCCTCCCTATAGAATACTTATTATCCATTAAGTTATATGTTGTTATTATAACTTAATTCACTGGTTAATTGCTATTTTTACGAGGAAATCTTGAACGCCAAAGCGACAACCTATGCCCGTGGTTTAACGTTGCTTACGCTGTGCTGCAATTTTAATCGAACATTCTAATCCAATAGGACTAGATGAACTGAACTTAATGCCAATAATGGCGAAATCTTATCAGGTAAAGTAGTGATTTAGCCGAACTTAGCTAATACCAACACTTTGGACTAAAATCTACCAAGGTCGGGAGAAAACAAGCCGAACGAACTTGGGCAACATCACCTTTCACCCGGGAGAGGTAAGAAAAGCGCAAGCGCCCGTTTAGAAGCGGACGCATAAGCAAGGGGCCGTAGAACGCATGGGTTTAGCGTTCGTAGTGTCCATTGCTTATGACGGCAGCTTCTGGGTGCTGGAGCTAGACATATTTTGGTTTATACTTTCTGATCTATGAACAATAAACTCGGGCGAGAAGTCACTTTCTCCCGACCTGGAGCTGCCCTCGCCCAAGTTCCACCTATGTTGGCCCGAGTTCCGCACTCTTTCGCCCGAGTTCATCTTTGCTCGGGCTTAGTCCGCTCTACCTTTTGCTGCAACCAGTCTGACTTAACGTAACATATGAGGATGACGTTTGGAGGCGCATGCTCGTCTTACCGAGATCTCTGCCAGTTGCTCTAAGTGCTGGAATCGTACATGGCCATTTAAGCTTATTAGGGCCCGAATTTTAAAATTGATAAAAAAGCGTCCGGACTTTGAATAAGACCTAGACGCTTTTCGCTAGAGCTTCCAAGCAGATTCGAACTGCTGACCCCTTCCTTACCATGGAAGTGCTCTACCTGCTGAGCTATGGAAGCATATGTATGGCTCCACAGGTAGGATTCGAACCTACGACCGATCGGTTAACAGCCGATAGCTCTACCACTGAGCTACTGTGGAATGATAAAAAGATATAAAAAAACTGCCTGGCGGCGTCCTACTCTTGCAGGGGCAAAGCCCCAACTACCATCGGCGCTGGAGAGCTTAACTGCTGTGTTCGGCATGGGAACAGGTGTGACTTCTCCGCTATAACTACCAGACAATTCCAATAAGGAAAAGGTATGATTTATACCCTAAAAACTAAATAAGAGCTGAAATAGATGACAATCAATGGTTAGTTAAGTCCTCGATCGATTAGTATTCGTCAGCTCCACGTGTCGCCACGCTTCCACCTCGAACCTATCTACCTCATCGTCTCTGAGGGATCTTACTCACTTAGAGTGATGGGAAGTCTCATCTTGAGGGGGGCTTCATGCTTAGATGCTTTCAGCACTTATCCTTGCCACACGTAGCTACCCAGCTATGCTCCTGGCGGAACAACTGGTACACCAGCGGTGTGTCCATCCCGGTCCTCTCGTACTAAGGACAGCTCCTCTCAAACTTCCAGCGCCCACGACGGATAGGGACCGAACTGTCTCACGACGTTCTGAACCCAGCTCGCGTACCGCTTTAATGGGCGAACAGCCCAACCCTTGGGACCGACTACAGCCCCAGGATGCGATGAGCCGACATCGAGGTGCCAAACCTCCCCGTCGATGTGAACTCTTGGGGGAGATAAGCCTGTTATCCCCGGGGTAGCTTTTATCCGTTGAGCGATGGCCCTTCCATGCGGAACCACCGGATCACTAAGCCCGACTTTCGTCCCTGCTCGACTTGTAGGTCTCGCAGTCAAGCTCCCTTCTGCCTTTACACTCTTCGAATGATTTCCAACCATTCTGAGGGAACCTTTGGGCGCCTCCGTTACTCTTTGGGAGGCGACCGCCCCAGTCAAACTGCCCGCCTGACACTGTCTCCGAACCGGATTACGGTCCTGGGTTAGAATGTCCGTACAGCCAGGGTGGTATCCCACGGATGCCTCCACCGAAGCTAGCGCTCCGGTTTCGATGGCTCCCACCTATCCTGTACAAGCTGTACCAACATTCAATATCAGGCTACAGTAAAGCTCCACGGGGTCTTTCCGTCCTGTCGCGGGTAATGTGCATCTTCACACATAGTATAATTTCACCGGGTCTCTCGTTGAGACAGTGCCCAAGTCGTTGCACCTTTCGTGCGGGTCGGAACTTACCCGACAAGGAATTTCGCTACCTTAGGACCGTTATAGTTACGGCCGCCGTTTACTGGGGCTTCGGTTCTAAGCTTCGCGCCCGAAGGCGCTAACTCTTCCCCTTAACCTTCCAGCACCGGGCAGGTGTCAGCCCCTATACTTCGCCTTTCGGCTTCGCAGAGACCTGTGTTTTTGCTAAACAGTCGCTTGGGCCTATTCACTGCGGCTCCTCCTTAAAGGAGCACCCCTTCTCCCGAGGTTACGGGGTCATTTTGCCGAGTTCCTTAACGAGAGTTCTCCCGATCACCTTAGGATTCTCTCCTCGCCTACCTGTGTCGGTTTGCGGTACGGGCACCTATGAACTCACTAGAGGCTTTTCTTGGCAGTGTGAAATCCAGAACTTCGGTACTATAGTTCCCTCCCCATCACAGCTCAGAATTGTTGGACGGATTTGCCAATCCAACTCCCTTGCTGCTTGGGCGCACATTTCCAGAAGTGCGCATTCCTTATCCTACTGCGTCCCCCCATCGCTCAAACATTCATGAGGTGGTACAGGAATATCTACCTGTTGTCCATCGCCTACGCCTTTCGGCCTCGGCTTAGGTCCCGACTAACCCTGAGCGGACGAGCCTTCCTCAGGAAACCTTAGGCTTTCGGTGAAAGAGATTCTCACTCTTTTTTCGCTACTCATACCGGCATTCTCACTTCCAAGCGCTCCACCAGTCCTCACGGTCTGACTTCACAGCACTTGGAACGCTCTCCTACCATTGTTCCGAAGAACAATCCGCAGCTTCGGTGATACGTTTAGCCCCGGTACATTTTCGGCGCAGAGTCACTCGACCAGTGAGCTATTACGCACTCTTTAAATGATGGCTGCTTCTAAGCCAACATCCTGGTTGTCTGGGCAACTCCACATCCTTTTCCACTTAACGTATACTTTGGGACCTTAGCTGGCGGTCTGGGCTGTTTCCCTTTCGACTATGAACCTTATCACCCATAGTCTGACTCCCAACGTAACGTAGCTGGCATTCGGAGTTTGACTGAATTCGGTAACCCGGTGAGGGCCCCTAGTTCAATCAGTGCTCTACCTCCAGTACGCATCTATTGAGGCTAGCCCTAAAGCTATTTCGGAGAGAACCAGCTATCTCCGTGTTCGATTGGCATTTCACCCCTACCCACACCTCATCCCCGCATTTTTCAACATACGTGGGTTCGGGCCTCCAGTCAGTGTTACCTGACCTTCACCCTGGACATGGGTAGATCACACGGTTTCGGGTCTACGACCGTATACTATTTCGCCCTATTCAGACTCGCTTTCGCTGCGGCTCCGTGTCTTCCACTTAACCTCGCATACGATCGTAACTCGCCGGTCCATTCTACAAAAGGTACGCCGTCACCCATAAACGGGCTTCGACTACTTGTAAGCGCACGGTTTCAGGATCTCTTTCACTCCCCTTCCGGGGTGCTTTTCACCTTTCCCTCACGGTACTGGTTCACTATCGGTCACTAGGTCGTATTTAGCCTTGGGAGATGGTCCTCCCGGATTCCGACGGAATTCCTCGTGTTCCGCCGTACTCAGGATCCACTCCGGAGGAAACGCTTTTTCGATTACAGGGCTCTTACCCGCTTTGGCTGATCGTTCCAGATCGATTCATCTAAAGCATTTCTTTGTAACTCCAATGGAGTGTCCTACAACCCCAGAAAGCAAGCTTTCTGGTTTGGGCTGATTCCGTTTCGCTCGCCGCTACTTGGGAAATCGCATTTGCTTTCTCTTCCTCCGGGTACTAAGATGTTTCAGTTCCCCGGGTCTGCCTCACGCATCCTATGTATTCAGATACGCGTACTGCTCCATTACGAACAGCGGGTTTCCCCATTCGGAAATCCTCGGATCGAAGTCTACTTACGACTCCCCGAGGCATATCGGTGTTAGTCCCGTCCTTCATCGGCTCCTAGTGCCAAGGCATCCACCGTGCGCTCTTCTTCACTTAACTATCTTTATGATTAAGAACTTACGTTTTTGATGTCGTTGTCTATCTTGCTCTTATTTAGTTTTCAAGGTACAAAATGGAGCCTAGCGGGATCGAACCGCTGACCTCCTGCGTGCAAGGCAGGCGCTCTCCCAGCTGAGCTAAGGCCCCATATAAACTATAGATGGTGGGCCTGAGTGGACTCGAACCACCGACCTCACGCTTATCAGGCGTGCGCTCTAACCAGCTGAGCTACAGGCCCATCTATATAATATTCAAGGAAAATTAATCCCTCAAAACTGAACAAACAACCTGATATGTCAAGGCCTACATGATAGTAGGTCTTACGCCCCCGGATAACCAGCAGGTTATCACAGGGATTCCGTTAAACAGGTCAGCTTCCACTACATGTAGCTTCTCGCTTCCTGTTTTTCCTTAGAAAGGAGGTGATCCAGCCGCACCTTCCGATACGGCTACCTTGTTACGACTTCACCCCAATCATTGGCCCCACCTTCGGCGGCTGGCTCCATAAAGGTTACCTCACCGACTTCGGGTGTTGCCAACTCTCGTGGTGTGACGGGCGGTGTGTACAAGGCCCGGGAACGTATTCACCGCGGCATGCTGATCCGCGATTACTAGCGATTCCGGCTTCATGCAGGCGAGTTGCAGCCTGCAATCCGAACTGAGAATGGTTTTATGGGATTTGCTACACCTCGCGGCTTCGCTTCCCTTTGTTCCATCCATTGTAGCACGTGTGTAGCCCAGGTCATAAGGGGCATGATGATTTGACGTCATCCCCACCTTCCTCCGGTTTGTCACCGGCAGTCACCTTAGAGTGCCCAACTAAATGCTGGCAACTAAGATCAAGGGTTGCGCTCGTTGCGGGACTTAACCCAACATCTCACGACACGAGCTGACGACAACCATGCACCACCTGTCACTCTGTCCCCGAAGGGAACACGATATCTCTATCGCTGGCAGAGGATGTCAAGACCTGGTAAGGTTCTTCGCGTTGCTTCGAATTAAACCACATGCTCCACCGCTTGTGCGGGCCCCCGTCAATTCTTTTGAGTTTCAGCCTTGCGGCCGTACTCCCCAGGCGGAGTGCTTAATGCGTTAACTTCAGCACTAAGGGGCGGAAACCCCCTAACACCTAGCACTCATCGTTTACGGCGTGGACTACCAGGGTATCTAATCCTGTTCGCTCCCCACGCTTTCGCTCCTCAGCGTCAGTTACAGACCAGAGAGTCGCCTTCGCCACTGGTGTTCCTCCACATCTCTACGCATTTCACCGCTACACGTGGAATTCCACTCTCCTCTTCTGTACTCAAGTCCTCCAGTTTCCAATGACCCTCCACGGTTAAGCCGTGGGCTTTCACATCAGACTTAAAAGACCGCCTGCGAGCGCTTTACGCCCAATAATTCCGGACAACGCTTGCCCCCTACGTATTACCGCGGCTGCTGGCACGTAGTTAGCCGGGGCTTTCTGGTTAGGTACCGTCAAAGCACCGTCCTATTCGAACGATACGTGTTCTTCCCTAACAACAGAGTTTTACGATCCGAAAACCTTCATCACTCACGCGGCGTTGCTCCGTCAGACTTTCGTCCATTGCGGAAGATTCCCTACTGCTGCCTCCCGTAGGAGTCTGGGCCGTGTCTCAGTCCCAGTGTGGCCGATCACCCTCTCAGGTCGGCTACGCATCGTCGCCTTGGTAGG
This Virgibacillus phasianinus DNA region includes the following protein-coding sequences:
- the mvk gene encoding mevalonate kinase, whose product is MSVEKATTSEQTAVGIAHSKLILIGEHAVVHGQPAIAIPFPLVGIEALVDNVPGAIKLDSTFFHGPINMAPDALDGLINCIKATLDHLEIPKRDLLIRIKSSIPPGKGLGSSASVAIAVIRSLFDHADEELSEETLLMLANISETYAHGAPSGIDTLTITSESPVWYEKDLPFYFIKPKSDFHFIVADSGRKGDTRLAVESVAGLLKSAPRKIQASLDRIGEITHQARRALEKASKQLLGKTLNEAQKELEALGVSDAGLNRLIYVARQEGALGAKLTGGGNGGCIIALARNEAHSRHLCEKLKGFGAHAVWPFVLRKQR
- a CDS encoding hydroxymethylglutaryl-CoA reductase, degradative, with amino-acid sequence MNTSRIPGFYNMTVEDRRNLLAEQVGFTEEETKHLLSANPLSLDTADNMIENVIGTFQLPLGLGLNFLINGKEYKVPMAIEEPSVVASASYIAKIVRNAGGFTTEATDRVMIGQIQVVGSPDLTFAKEAILKEKEMLLEGANAAYPSIVARGGGARDLEVRILNDSSGSKYGQMLVLHLYINTCDAMGANIINTMVEALAPVVEDLTKGKVYLRILSNLADRCMARAKCVIPPELLESDGFSGEEVRDGVVHAYEFAASDPYRAVTHNKGIMNGIDPIVIATGNDWRAVEAGAHAYAARFGRYSSMTEWYVDGKGNLVGELELPMSVGTVGGSIRVHPISQIAHKMLGIESAQELAQVIVSVGLAQNLGALKALVTDGIQKGHMALHSRSVAMAAGAKGELIDIIAEQLISEKDIRVGKAKELVEKSKK